A portion of the Pseudomonas synxantha BG33R genome contains these proteins:
- a CDS encoding tetratricopeptide repeat protein, which yields MKPLIVAISVLMLGGCASNGQAPWAGLLASGSCPKPSSDQELSLNLADDMANEGKLHASLANLQNLPATLPQVRQRQARAYRLLGRTEAEPLYRSLLGTCLAADGEHGLGQLASAKGDNGQAMAHLQRAARLAPTDEKIRNDLGVVYLDQLRLEDARFEFMTAIELKQSDQLAAVNLVTLLIYQDNWEQAAKVVGQLGLSPEQVTQAQARAQRIKGAAAATVRPSKDQVAAVSDTLPASVK from the coding sequence ATGAAGCCACTGATTGTCGCCATAAGCGTGCTGATGCTGGGTGGCTGCGCCAGTAATGGCCAGGCTCCGTGGGCCGGCTTGCTGGCGTCCGGCAGTTGCCCCAAACCCAGCTCGGACCAGGAGCTGTCCTTGAACCTGGCCGACGACATGGCCAACGAAGGCAAGCTGCACGCCAGCCTGGCCAACCTGCAAAACCTGCCCGCTACCCTGCCTCAGGTGCGCCAGCGCCAGGCCCGCGCTTATCGCCTGCTGGGCCGCACCGAGGCCGAGCCGTTGTACCGCAGTTTGCTCGGCACCTGCCTGGCCGCCGATGGCGAGCACGGCCTGGGGCAACTGGCGTCGGCCAAGGGCGACAACGGCCAGGCCATGGCCCATCTGCAACGTGCGGCACGCCTGGCACCCACCGACGAAAAAATCCGCAATGACTTGGGCGTGGTGTACCTCGATCAACTGCGCCTGGAAGACGCACGCTTTGAATTCATGACCGCCATCGAACTCAAGCAGAGCGATCAATTGGCGGCGGTGAACCTGGTGACCTTGTTGATTTACCAGGACAACTGGGAGCAGGCCGCAAAAGTGGTCGGCCAACTCGGGCTGAGCCCCGAGCAAGTGACGCAGGCCCAGGCACGCGCACAACGCATCAAGGGTGCGGCTGCGGCAACGGTACGTCCATCCAAAGACCAGGTAGCGGCCGTCAGCGACACGCTGCCGGCGTCTGTGAAATAG
- a CDS encoding type II secretion system F family protein — protein sequence MAILISILLLLAAVALIAGNLLEQRRRQRMVSQRLQGHLTREDKLGSLMRQLGASQVAQRSVSLDNETQTLLNRVGWRKANQRSMFAACQVGVPIVLLGLTLLGQQLLFPHAGSPWIAPAVALGIGYLLPKRVLALSAKYRQERIAREISTFIPLLRILFESGMAVEQSLRVLSTEAQRLLPDLTHELRLILARVDSGLELSEELGKTARLLAVDEFTDTCIILQQLIQQGGGAMKSLLALKQLLDDRRLTRLQEYISKMSAKMSVVMMVFLFPALLIVLGGPAMIAISRALNNF from the coding sequence ATGGCGATTCTGATCAGCATCCTGCTGTTGCTCGCCGCCGTCGCCTTGATCGCCGGCAACCTGCTGGAGCAACGGCGGCGCCAGCGCATGGTCAGCCAGCGCCTGCAAGGCCACCTGACCCGCGAAGACAAACTCGGCAGCCTGATGCGCCAACTGGGCGCAAGCCAGGTGGCCCAGCGCTCGGTCAGCCTGGACAACGAAACACAGACCCTGCTCAACCGTGTCGGCTGGCGCAAGGCCAACCAACGCTCGATGTTCGCCGCCTGCCAGGTCGGAGTGCCGATCGTGCTGCTGGGCCTGACCCTACTGGGCCAGCAACTGCTGTTCCCCCATGCCGGCTCGCCGTGGATCGCGCCGGCGGTGGCCCTGGGGATTGGTTACCTGCTGCCCAAGCGCGTCCTGGCCCTCAGCGCCAAATATCGCCAGGAACGCATTGCTCGGGAAATCTCCACGTTCATTCCACTGCTGCGCATCCTGTTCGAATCCGGCATGGCGGTTGAGCAATCACTGCGAGTGTTGAGTACCGAAGCCCAGCGCCTGCTCCCTGACTTGACCCATGAATTGCGCCTGATCCTGGCGCGGGTCGACTCGGGCCTGGAGCTGTCCGAGGAGCTGGGCAAGACCGCACGCCTGCTGGCGGTGGACGAGTTCACCGACACCTGCATCATTCTTCAGCAATTGATTCAGCAGGGTGGCGGCGCGATGAAGTCGCTGCTGGCGCTCAAGCAATTGCTCGATGACCGCCGCCTGACCCGCCTGCAGGAATACATCTCGAAAATGTCGGCGAAGATGTCGGTGGTGATGATGGTGTTCCTGTTTCCAGCCTTGCTGATTGTGCTCGGGGGCCCGGCCATGATCGCCATCTCCCGCGCCCTGAATAACTTCTGA
- a CDS encoding prepilin peptidase gives MIQNVVILLWLGLCALQDMRQRQIANTLTLGVGLLALIYLLWTGSTWLGAPRSDGGLALVLALALTLPGYALGRFGAGDVKLLAALGLASNTTYLLGSLIGAGIAMAAWALMHQGLSSSHVERDAQVSTKQPFAPFVLTGYAACWLWIH, from the coding sequence GTGATCCAGAATGTAGTGATATTGCTGTGGTTGGGGCTGTGCGCTTTACAGGATATGCGTCAGCGGCAAATTGCCAATACGCTGACCCTGGGCGTCGGATTACTGGCGTTGATCTACCTGCTGTGGACCGGCTCGACGTGGCTCGGTGCTCCCCGCAGCGATGGCGGCCTGGCCCTGGTGCTGGCGCTCGCCCTGACCCTGCCGGGTTATGCGTTGGGCCGCTTCGGCGCCGGGGATGTGAAGTTGTTGGCAGCCCTGGGCCTGGCCTCCAATACCACGTATCTGCTGGGGTCGCTGATTGGCGCGGGCATCGCCATGGCGGCTTGGGCACTTATGCATCAAGGCCTTAGCTCAAGCCATGTAGAGCGGGACGCGCAGGTGTCAACAAAACAACCTTTTGCACCCTTTGTTCTGACAGGTTATGCGGCCTGCTGGCTTTGGATCCACTAG
- a CDS encoding PAS domain-containing sensor histidine kinase: MTTGDKLFARLRGRSSALALDAPATPAPGLQLQLDNLGQVLSIAGSLRPLLDQHLANTPNPPLRTLLCASSTLSVEGAPPQWQRQGLDLDFQGAAGLVLHTRGWLEPEGDGWALRLLDITDLLADRARMQQREQNHQLAGLMSEQLRVCSFNRLSQVFNEHLRSVTQRWRIPCVAMALLDEDDQGWRIYSQYAAHDAPALWQTGQHLGTSLDSLNGNMPLNLDIALGRSENPRLHSIFGNVGGLLVPYRDSHGVAAWLLCGCYDGQVDHTRERDWLTLCAALAAPLLSRLREQRHHQQLERVEALQGLLGTGWWELLPATQEIQLAPQLLRNLSQEDGPTRQALDTWLGLIHPADRQALNSRLKDLQALGKPLLTSVRLQRTQAEQAPLWYRIQGQVLGVGSERRWIGFMLDISDIKNQQLQAASAHARLDNLIASSPAVIYVQRYVNGALHPAFFSASLLPLLGWTLAECNHDTLATLIHPDDRELYFERTRQLLREGTVRSRYRLRDKQGHYHWLLDEAKLLRDDLGLPVEAVGLWLDVTEATLAAEQVRQSEERYRILVEDSPAMICRYRPDLILTFGNTPLANYLECQPAQLPGIDLGQWLSDEQRASFVQRIARLTPEFPVSTAEISLQLPGREHAWWVWSDRGVFDQQGTLVEVQAVGRDNTEVRRSQQQLTQSAKMATLGEMATGLAHEINQPLNVMHMAVVNVLKRLGNGDVQIDYLTEKLQRIDAQVQRAARVVDHMRVFGRRSEIEQQPFDPAQALEGTLALLSEGLRGKGVEVRITPADFAVQVKGYVDQLEQVLINLMVNARDALLSQHEKNPALRPWIALHSEHDRHHVRIWVEDNAGGIDPRLLERIFEPFFTTKPIGVGTGLGLSVSYGIVENMGGRLSVSNGEAGAKFCVELPIVQDHITR, translated from the coding sequence TTGACGACGGGGGATAAATTGTTCGCACGCCTGCGCGGGCGCAGCAGCGCCTTGGCCCTGGATGCCCCGGCAACGCCTGCGCCGGGCCTGCAGTTGCAACTGGACAACCTGGGCCAGGTGCTAAGCATTGCCGGTAGCCTGCGGCCTCTGCTCGACCAACACCTGGCCAACACGCCCAACCCGCCGCTGCGCACATTGCTGTGCGCGAGCAGCACGCTGAGCGTCGAAGGTGCACCGCCGCAATGGCAACGACAGGGTCTGGACCTGGACTTTCAGGGCGCCGCCGGCCTGGTTCTGCACACCCGCGGCTGGCTCGAGCCGGAGGGCGACGGCTGGGCCCTGCGCCTGCTGGATATCACCGACCTGCTGGCCGACCGGGCACGGATGCAACAGCGCGAACAGAACCATCAACTCGCTGGCCTGATGAGCGAACAACTGCGCGTGTGCAGCTTCAACCGCCTGTCACAGGTGTTCAACGAGCACCTGCGCAGCGTGACCCAGCGCTGGCGCATACCTTGCGTGGCGATGGCGCTGCTCGACGAAGACGATCAGGGTTGGCGCATCTACAGCCAATACGCCGCCCATGATGCCCCGGCCCTGTGGCAAACCGGGCAGCATCTTGGCACCAGCCTCGACAGCCTGAACGGCAACATGCCTCTGAACCTGGACATTGCCCTGGGCCGCAGCGAAAACCCGCGCCTGCACAGCATCTTCGGCAACGTCGGCGGTTTGCTGGTGCCCTACCGCGACAGCCACGGCGTGGCGGCCTGGTTGTTGTGTGGCTGCTACGACGGCCAGGTGGATCACACCCGCGAACGTGACTGGCTCACCCTGTGCGCCGCCCTCGCCGCGCCACTGTTGAGCCGCCTGCGTGAACAGCGCCACCACCAACAACTGGAACGGGTGGAAGCCTTGCAAGGCCTGCTCGGCACCGGCTGGTGGGAACTGTTGCCCGCCACCCAAGAGATCCAACTGGCGCCACAATTGCTGCGCAACCTGAGCCAGGAGGACGGCCCCACCCGCCAGGCCCTCGACACCTGGCTCGGATTGATCCACCCCGCCGACCGCCAAGCCCTCAATAGCCGCCTGAAAGATCTGCAAGCCCTGGGCAAGCCGTTGCTGACCAGCGTACGCCTGCAACGCACACAGGCCGAGCAGGCACCGCTCTGGTATCGCATACAGGGGCAAGTGCTGGGCGTGGGCAGTGAGCGGCGCTGGATCGGCTTCATGCTCGACATCAGCGACATCAAGAACCAGCAACTGCAAGCCGCCTCCGCCCATGCGCGCCTGGACAACCTGATTGCCAGCTCACCGGCGGTGATCTATGTACAGCGCTACGTCAACGGCGCGCTGCACCCGGCGTTTTTCAGCGCCAGCCTGTTACCGCTGCTGGGCTGGACCTTGGCCGAGTGCAACCACGACACCCTGGCAACGCTGATCCACCCCGACGACCGCGAACTCTACTTTGAACGCACCCGCCAACTGCTGCGCGAAGGCACCGTGCGCAGCCGCTACCGGTTGCGCGATAAACAAGGCCATTACCACTGGCTGCTCGACGAAGCCAAGCTGTTGCGCGACGACCTCGGCCTGCCGGTGGAAGCCGTGGGCCTGTGGCTGGACGTGACCGAAGCGACCCTGGCGGCTGAGCAAGTGCGCCAGAGTGAGGAGCGCTACCGCATCCTGGTGGAAGACTCACCGGCAATGATCTGCCGCTACCGCCCCGACCTGATCCTGACCTTCGGCAATACGCCGCTGGCCAACTACCTGGAATGCCAGCCCGCCCAATTGCCGGGCATCGACCTGGGCCAATGGCTGTCGGATGAACAACGCGCGTCCTTTGTGCAACGCATCGCGCGATTGACCCCCGAATTCCCGGTCAGCACCGCCGAGATCAGCCTGCAACTGCCTGGACGCGAACATGCCTGGTGGGTGTGGTCCGACCGTGGCGTATTTGATCAGCAAGGCACCCTGGTGGAAGTGCAAGCCGTGGGCCGCGACAACACTGAAGTGCGCCGCTCACAACAACAACTGACCCAAAGCGCCAAAATGGCCACCCTCGGCGAAATGGCCACCGGCCTGGCCCATGAGATCAACCAGCCGCTGAACGTAATGCATATGGCCGTCGTCAACGTGCTCAAGCGCCTGGGCAATGGCGATGTGCAAATCGACTACCTCACCGAAAAACTCCAGCGCATCGACGCCCAGGTGCAACGCGCAGCCCGGGTGGTCGACCACATGCGCGTGTTCGGCCGTCGCTCGGAAATCGAGCAGCAACCGTTCGACCCGGCGCAAGCGCTGGAAGGCACCCTGGCGTTGCTCAGCGAAGGCTTGCGTGGCAAAGGTGTGGAAGTGCGCATCACACCTGCGGACTTTGCGGTGCAGGTCAAAGGCTACGTCGATCAGTTGGAACAGGTGCTGATCAACCTGATGGTCAACGCCCGCGACGCGCTGCTCAGCCAGCACGAAAAGAATCCCGCCCTGCGCCCCTGGATTGCCCTGCACAGCGAGCATGACCGCCACCATGTACGCATCTGGGTCGAAGACAACGCCGGCGGCATCGACCCGCGCTTGCTGGAACGGATTTTCGAGCCGTTCTTTACCACCAAGCCAATCGGCGTAGGCACCGGACTGGGGCTGTCAGTAAGCTATGGGATCGTGGAAAACATGGGCGGACGCCTGAGCGTCAGCAATGGCGAGGCCGGGGCGAAATTTTGCGTTGAGTTGCCCATCGTGCAGGATCACATCACCAGATAA
- a CDS encoding TadE family protein, which yields MKSGLPRKQKGAAAIEFALVFVIFFAVFYGMLSYSLPLLLMQSFHQAAAEGVRRSVSLDPGTAGYSALVVQRAKDAAQAQLNWIPGSLKFLPGYITATYTNNLLTVKITYPSANIKAVLPALVLPGVGTVPNLPTNLTATSSLQF from the coding sequence ATGAAATCAGGCCTCCCGAGAAAGCAAAAAGGTGCGGCGGCGATCGAGTTTGCCTTGGTCTTCGTAATCTTCTTTGCGGTGTTCTACGGCATGCTCAGCTACAGCTTGCCGCTGTTGCTGATGCAGTCGTTCCACCAGGCGGCGGCAGAAGGCGTGCGCCGCAGTGTGTCACTGGACCCAGGCACCGCAGGCTATTCGGCTTTGGTTGTGCAGCGCGCCAAAGATGCAGCCCAGGCGCAGTTGAACTGGATCCCCGGCTCCTTGAAGTTTCTGCCCGGTTACATCACCGCCACCTACACCAATAACTTGCTGACGGTGAAAATCACTTATCCATCAGCCAACATCAAAGCGGTGCTGCCGGCCCTGGTACTGCCTGGCGTTGGCACCGTTCCGAACCTGCCCACCAACCTGACCGCTACCTCGAGCCTTCAGTTTTGA
- a CDS encoding DUF3613 domain-containing protein, protein MKLHYLASLALLALPYAASAIEAGPSSPQQAETENWMALQLSGRAASANPQKTTPAEREQALKRWLDSNKHPIPEFFDQKVGGSAQSGSK, encoded by the coding sequence ATGAAACTCCATTACCTCGCCAGCCTCGCATTGCTGGCCCTGCCCTACGCAGCATCGGCCATCGAGGCTGGACCGTCTTCGCCGCAGCAGGCGGAAACAGAAAACTGGATGGCCCTGCAACTCAGCGGGCGCGCAGCCTCGGCCAACCCGCAAAAGACCACGCCGGCGGAACGCGAGCAGGCGCTGAAGCGCTGGCTGGACAGCAACAAGCATCCGATCCCGGAGTTCTTTGATCAGAAGGTGGGCGGGTCTGCGCAGAGCGGGAGTAAATAG
- a CDS encoding response regulator transcription factor → MNKLTSAVKVLVVDDQPLIVEELCEFLESSGYRCVPCESSKQAIERFSEDPLIGLVLCDLHMPDMDGIELVQALQRVAGKHRAFEAIMLTGRADKQDVIKALRAGIADYYQKPINLDELLEGLKRQEAALEERQKDLQLGTLNQKLQYLSDSINDLYMDLDRVRRNPAPKASDGEAMADEAGPVEIPAIFNQLSPRQLDVARLVGKGQTNYQIACELGITENTVKLYVSQVLRLTHMHNRTQLALALSPSNSAMGQRVTAH, encoded by the coding sequence GTGAACAAGCTTACATCAGCAGTAAAAGTGCTCGTAGTCGACGATCAACCGTTAATCGTAGAGGAGCTCTGTGAGTTTCTTGAAAGCAGTGGGTACCGTTGTGTCCCGTGCGAGTCCAGCAAACAAGCGATAGAGCGTTTCAGCGAAGACCCTCTGATCGGCCTGGTGCTGTGCGATCTGCATATGCCGGACATGGACGGCATCGAACTGGTTCAGGCGTTGCAACGCGTCGCCGGCAAGCATCGTGCATTTGAAGCGATCATGCTCACCGGGCGCGCCGACAAGCAGGATGTGATCAAGGCCCTGCGTGCAGGGATCGCTGATTACTACCAGAAACCGATCAACCTGGATGAACTGCTCGAAGGCCTCAAGCGCCAGGAAGCGGCATTGGAGGAGCGGCAAAAGGACCTGCAACTGGGGACGCTTAACCAGAAGTTGCAGTACCTGTCCGACTCCATCAACGACTTGTATATGGACCTGGACAGGGTGCGGCGCAACCCGGCGCCCAAGGCCAGCGACGGCGAGGCGATGGCTGACGAAGCCGGGCCAGTGGAAATCCCGGCGATCTTCAATCAGTTGTCTCCGCGCCAGTTGGACGTGGCGCGCCTGGTCGGCAAGGGGCAGACCAACTACCAGATTGCCTGTGAACTGGGGATCACCGAGAACACGGTCAAGCTGTATGTATCCCAGGTGCTGCGCCTGACCCATATGCACAATCGCACACAGTTGGCGCTGGCGTTGTCACCGAGCAACTCGGCGATGGGCCAGCGGGTGACGGCGCACTGA
- a CDS encoding type II secretion system F family protein, whose product MTGLILLLICILLISLSVWLFQRGLRQAGTDRVLERLADGQPLPQELNGSWIALERMFQRAGLGKPTDRLGLWLSGWAVAMLLGYLLADGLGLLAMLIMPPLLLRAYIAWRYQRRVQRMIEQLPQLLDHSVRSLKSGRTLADAVLGAIDSTEAPLKQAMSRIQRNVQMGVSLPESVSDFAELYERDEFRLFALGLKVNHRYGGNASELLENLIKMIREREQGARQLKAMTGETRMTAYVLAGLPIVMVGYFLMVNPGYLMSMWNDGTGRYLLLAAVALDITGTFVMWRMLRSI is encoded by the coding sequence ATGACAGGACTTATCTTGCTGCTCATCTGCATCCTGCTGATCAGCCTGTCGGTGTGGCTGTTCCAGCGCGGGCTGCGCCAGGCCGGCACCGACCGCGTGCTGGAGCGTCTCGCCGACGGCCAGCCGTTGCCTCAGGAACTGAACGGCAGCTGGATTGCGCTGGAGCGCATGTTCCAGCGTGCCGGCCTGGGCAAACCCACCGATCGCCTGGGGCTATGGCTGAGCGGCTGGGCGGTAGCCATGTTGCTGGGCTACCTGCTGGCCGACGGGCTGGGCCTGCTCGCCATGCTGATAATGCCACCGCTGCTGCTGCGTGCGTATATCGCTTGGCGCTACCAAAGACGCGTGCAGCGCATGATCGAACAATTGCCGCAACTGCTGGACCACAGCGTGCGCAGCCTCAAGTCCGGCCGCACCCTGGCCGATGCCGTGCTGGGAGCTATCGACAGCACCGAGGCGCCACTCAAGCAGGCCATGAGCCGCATCCAGCGCAACGTGCAAATGGGCGTAAGCCTGCCGGAGTCTGTCAGCGACTTTGCCGAGCTCTATGAACGCGATGAGTTTCGCCTGTTTGCCCTGGGCTTGAAGGTCAACCACCGCTACGGCGGCAACGCCAGTGAATTGCTGGAGAACCTGATCAAGATGATTCGCGAGCGTGAACAGGGCGCACGCCAACTCAAGGCCATGACCGGTGAAACACGCATGACCGCTTATGTGTTGGCGGGTTTGCCCATCGTCATGGTGGGCTACTTCCTGATGGTCAACCCGGGCTACCTGATGAGCATGTGGAATGACGGCACCGGGCGCTATTTGTTGCTGGCCGCGGTGGCGCTCGACATCACGGGCACCTTCGTGATGTGGCGCATGTTGCGGAGTATTTGA